A genomic stretch from Vibrio algarum includes:
- a CDS encoding LysR family transcriptional regulator translates to MPKNYLNSRQPILDKVVFFCAVIRVGSFKEASAEQGISAAAGSRWVKELEEIIGVELIKRSTRQLVATQAGQQLFQRFNGILPEINTVIEDVQNLAETLQGEIRISSTPLFAKQYLTDIISQYMQLHPKVDFKLFIEAGDFDPLTTDFAFRANASYTGEHQADSLLVKRHLLSEPLYLCASSSYLQRFGAPNNPNELNNHRCLYARTLLGGSRWCFELYGQPTIVTIKDALECDNSEILLDFALRGAGIAYLPESIVKQHIVNKELISVMGNYLCATFDINMYYRPRKPMPERCAQFKSFLIEQISISSGK, encoded by the coding sequence ATGCCTAAAAACTATTTAAATAGTCGTCAACCTATTCTGGATAAAGTCGTGTTTTTTTGTGCAGTGATAAGAGTTGGGTCGTTTAAAGAAGCTTCTGCCGAGCAGGGAATATCAGCCGCTGCAGGTAGTCGATGGGTAAAAGAGTTAGAAGAAATTATTGGCGTTGAGCTAATAAAGCGAAGTACGCGTCAACTGGTTGCGACTCAGGCTGGACAACAACTTTTTCAGCGTTTTAATGGGATTTTGCCTGAAATAAACACGGTTATAGAAGATGTACAAAATTTAGCAGAAACCTTACAAGGTGAAATTAGGATTTCTTCTACACCTTTGTTCGCTAAACAGTACCTCACCGACATTATCTCGCAATATATGCAGCTACATCCCAAAGTCGATTTTAAGCTTTTTATTGAGGCTGGAGACTTTGACCCGTTAACCACTGATTTTGCGTTTAGAGCGAATGCGAGTTACACGGGAGAGCATCAAGCGGATTCTCTTTTAGTTAAAAGGCATTTGCTTAGTGAGCCTCTCTATTTATGCGCTTCATCTAGTTATTTACAAAGATTTGGCGCACCGAATAACCCAAATGAACTTAACAATCATCGTTGCCTATACGCAAGAACATTACTTGGTGGGAGTCGTTGGTGTTTTGAGCTTTATGGTCAGCCGACAATCGTGACGATCAAAGATGCCTTAGAGTGCGATAATAGTGAGATTTTATTGGATTTTGCGTTGCGCGGTGCAGGTATCGCTTATTTGCCCGAGTCGATTGTTAAACAGCACATTGTAAATAAAGAGTTAATCAGCGTTATGGGAAACTATCTTTGTGCGACGTTTGATATCAACATGTATTATCGTCCACGAAAACCTATGCCTGAACGGTGTGCACAATTCAAATCATTCTTGATTGAACAAATATCTATTTCTTCCGGTAAGTAG
- a CDS encoding MJ1255/VC2487 family glycosyltransferase has protein sequence MKILYGVQGTGNGHIARARAMACALKDKQISVDFLFSGREKSNYFSMDEFGNYQTRKGVTFITEKGRVNYIKTALDCTPLNVLKEINQLDLSGYDVVLNDFEPITAWAAKKQKVPCIGISHQNAFRYEVPKKGRSWFDGKIIQHFAPSDFHIALHWHHFGQPIFPPIVHTDNSHKVETGKQVLVYLPFENIDDITDLLLRFSSQTFICYHPEVLSETTVENIHYRKPSYFGFQQDLHRCKGVIANGGFELPSEALSIGKKLLLKPLSGQFEQESNVATLDYLGLAHSMDYLDPAAVRNWLDVGEAESVKYPDVAKYIVDWIIAGHWGSSENLRALLWDKVDFPSYVVIQD, from the coding sequence TTGAAAATTTTGTATGGTGTACAAGGTACTGGCAATGGACATATTGCTCGAGCACGAGCGATGGCATGTGCATTAAAGGATAAACAGATATCGGTAGACTTCCTTTTTTCGGGAAGAGAAAAATCCAATTATTTCTCGATGGACGAGTTTGGCAACTATCAGACTAGAAAAGGAGTTACCTTTATTACCGAAAAAGGACGAGTTAACTACATTAAAACAGCGCTAGATTGTACTCCATTGAATGTATTAAAGGAGATCAATCAGTTGGATCTATCGGGTTATGATGTAGTGCTAAATGATTTTGAACCCATTACCGCTTGGGCAGCTAAGAAGCAGAAAGTCCCCTGTATTGGTATTAGCCATCAAAATGCTTTTAGGTATGAAGTTCCTAAGAAAGGCAGAAGCTGGTTTGATGGAAAAATCATACAACATTTTGCACCTTCAGATTTTCATATTGCTCTACATTGGCACCATTTTGGGCAACCTATTTTTCCTCCGATTGTTCACACAGACAACTCGCATAAAGTGGAAACGGGCAAACAGGTATTGGTTTATCTACCATTTGAAAATATCGATGATATTACCGATCTTTTGCTGCGTTTTTCTAGTCAGACATTTATTTGCTATCACCCGGAGGTTTTATCTGAAACGACAGTTGAGAATATCCATTATAGAAAACCATCGTATTTTGGTTTTCAACAGGATTTGCATCGATGCAAGGGAGTGATCGCGAATGGAGGATTTGAACTTCCTTCAGAAGCCTTATCGATAGGAAAAAAATTATTACTAAAACCACTTTCCGGACAGTTTGAGCAAGAGAGCAATGTGGCGACCCTTGATTACCTAGGTTTAGCGCACTCAATGGATTACTTAGATCCTGCTGCAGTTAGAAACTGGTTGGATGTAGGGGAAGCAGAAAGCGTAAAATACCCAGACGTAGCAAAATACATCGTAGATTGGATAATCGCCGGTCACTGGGGTTCTAGTGAAAATTTAAGGGCCTTGCTTTGGGATAAAGTCGATTTTCCTAGTTATGTTGTTATTCAAGACTAA
- a CDS encoding response regulator gives MISLVLADDHRLMQDGLKSRLDREDNLAILACVGTGEDALQMTLDLKPDVLLLDINMPKLNGIEVLEMLKKSGSKTAVIMLSMHDSKDYVVRSVKSGAKGYVLKDVGSDELVMAINQVASGRSYLSSQASDKLLEQFNEEPEEKDETLSKREVDVLRAIVSGAGNKDIADKLHISVRTVETHRLRIKKKLGATSTAGLVMIALEKGLIKQC, from the coding sequence ATGATTAGTTTAGTATTAGCCGATGACCACCGCTTGATGCAAGATGGATTAAAATCGCGACTAGATCGAGAGGATAACCTCGCTATTTTGGCATGTGTTGGGACAGGTGAAGATGCTTTGCAAATGACACTGGACCTTAAGCCTGACGTTTTACTACTTGATATAAACATGCCGAAATTAAATGGTATCGAAGTGCTAGAGATGCTTAAAAAGTCAGGGTCGAAGACTGCTGTGATTATGTTATCTATGCATGACTCCAAAGATTATGTCGTCCGCTCTGTCAAATCTGGTGCGAAAGGATATGTGTTAAAAGACGTAGGTTCTGATGAGTTAGTAATGGCTATAAACCAGGTAGCAAGTGGGCGCTCTTACTTAAGTTCCCAAGCGTCCGATAAATTGTTAGAGCAATTTAATGAAGAGCCTGAAGAAAAAGATGAAACGCTATCTAAAAGAGAAGTAGATGTTCTTAGAGCAATTGTAAGTGGTGCCGGTAATAAAGATATAGCAGACAAGCTACACATTAGCGTTAGGACAGTAGAAACCCACCGACTTCGAATTAAAAAGAAGCTAGGAGCAACTTCGACCGCTGGTTTGGTAATGATTGCTTTAGAAAAAGGGTTAATTAAGCAATGTTGA